In the genome of Podospora pseudocomata strain CBS 415.72m chromosome 2 map unlocalized CBS415.72m_2.2, whole genome shotgun sequence, one region contains:
- the ALTA12 gene encoding 60S acidic ribosomal protein P1 (EggNog:ENOG503P5HS; COG:J) yields the protein MSTAELATSYAALILADDGVEITADKIQTIIKAAGIEDVEPIWASLFAKALEGKDVKDLLSNVGSGGGAAPAAAGGAAAAAGGAAEAAPEEAKEEEKEESDDDMGFGLFD from the exons ATGTCTACCGCTGAGCTTGCGACGTCCTATGCGGCCCTGATCCTCGCCGATGACGGTGTTGAGATCACT GCCGACAAGATCCAGACCATCATCAAGGCCGCCGGCATTGAGGATGTCGAGCCTATCTGGGCTTCCCTTTTCGCCAAG GCTCTCGAGGGCAAGGATGTGAAGGACCTTCTTTCCAACGTCGgctccggtggtggtgccgcccctgccgctgctggtggcgctgctgctgccgctggcggtgctgctgaggccgctcccgaggaggccaaggaggagg agaaggaggagtccGACGATGACATGGGCTTCGGTCTCTTCGACTAA
- a CDS encoding uncharacterized protein (EggNog:ENOG503NUHI; BUSCO:EOG092629ZN; COG:S), whose translation METPAIPMPNDAREQEILQKLTAIRDQLLLLKMDRTKYIRSQDVMVHYQELVEQVKLLNEVRKGAHPGENRLDKVLESCFQLISLFFMTIGRTTDVPAAYALTSTVKRLLDHLTEAGLFSPKDLDSLSDTLGRLDGILKNANAQHSPYLVELLSKREELCKTMLAKLREKLDELDKPLQAVYERLISIMRSMSLANTKTKFATSEVQKLQAKLKEIEESRVDGKFVDEEGNEIRGSDLVSALLARCLRWSDIVLERKGQIPEAFRTKYEILTGVRNDLEKLSITQAWSLRETDLYDFQRELDKIDESRVDGNWVDDEGNPAELYVQRTLLYLIRRSYGYIYYLMNSSEPVSEALLPVYNQLQTLKRCLVEVKNSGGVSSVRELYPYSMKLNSIDNMRVDGKFMVGNDIPEGQGSVSELLAECFDLSYELRVAAEELEDGSADS comes from the exons ATGGAGACCCCAGCGATTCCCATGCCCAACGATGCGCGGGAGCAGGAGATTCTGCAGAAGCTCACGGCTATCCGGGATCAACTGCTGCTCCTAAAGATGGACCGAACAAAGTACATTCGGAGCCAAGATGTCATGGTGCATTACCAGGAACTGGTGGAACAAGTCAAGCTGCTGAACGAGGTCCGAAAAGGGGCACATCCAGGGGAGAACAGAC TCGACAAGGTGCTCGAGAGCTGTTTCCAACTCATCTCCCTTTTCTTTATGACGATTGGGCGAACGACCGACGTTCCCGCCGCCTATGCCCTGACCTCGACTGTGAAGCGACTCCTCGATCATCTCACAGAAGCCGGTCTCTTCTCGCCAAAAGATCTCGACAGCCTTTCGGATACACTGGGAAGGTTGGATGGGATCTTGAAGAACGCGAACGCACAACATTCACCATACCTGGTCGAACTCCTTTCCAAACGCGAAGAGCTATGCAAGACGATGCTTGCAAAGTTGCGGGAAAAGCTGGACGAGCTGGATAAACCTTTGCAGGCCGTCTATGAGAGGTTAATATCTATCATGAGATCAATGTCGCttgccaacaccaagacaaaGTTCGCCACATCCGAAGTCCAGAAGCTGCAAGCAaagctcaaggagattgaAGAGTCCAGAGTGGATGGCAagtttgttgatgaagaagggaACGAAATCCGTGGCAGCGACCTAGTCTCAGCACTTCTGGCGAGGTGTTTGAGGTGGTCAGATATCGTGTTGGAGAG AAAGGGGCAAATACCTGAAGCTTTCAGAACAAAATACGAGATTCTCACCGGTGTGCGCAACGATCTTGAAAAGCTTTCCATCACGCAAGCCTGGTCCCTCCGAGAAACCGATTTGTACGATTTCCAACGAGAGCTCGACAAGATTGACGAGAGTAGGGTAGACGGGAACTgggtcgacgacgagggcAACCCTGCCGAACTGTACGTTCAACGAACGCTGCTTTACCTCATCAGACGCAGCTACGGCTACATTTATTACCTGATGAACTCGTCTGAGCCAGTGTCAGAGGCGTTGTTACCGGTGTACAACCAGTTGCAGACGTTGAAGAGGTGTCTGGTGGAGGTCAAAAACTCGGGAGGCGTGAGCTCGGTTAGGGAGTTATATCCTTATAGCATGAAG CTTAATTCAATCGACAACATGCGCGTCGATGGCAAGTTCATGGTTGGCAACGACATTCCAGAGGGACAGGGAAGTGTCAGTGAGCTGCTGGCTGAGTGCTTTGACCTCAGCTACGAGCTCAGGGTGGCCGCGGAAGAACTGGAAGATGGCAGTGCTGATAGCTAG
- a CDS encoding uncharacterized protein (EggNog:ENOG503P7TG; COG:S), whose amino-acid sequence MASPHLRSFAASTFNRLAFLSSKPPTSKPSFGSFSSIISPIRFQQQPIRTMSSTEAPKNVEWLVVIPDFPGAHEKRLEVRPQHFGGLKPAVDSGLYKMGGAVLNEPPQGSDPTKFSFAGSTIVISAASREEIKEVLRNDIYAKEGVWDVENAQMWPFLCAFRFPVPGQDEKFPDPNTKQ is encoded by the exons ATGGCATCACCTCACCTGCGCTCATTTGCAGCTTCAACCTTTAACAGACttgcttttctttcttccaagCCCCCAACCAGCAAACCTAGTTTTGGTTCCTTTTCTTCGATTATATCACCTATTAGATTTCAACAGCAACCCATCAGAACAATGTCCTCCACCGAAGCCCCCAAAAATGTAGAATGGCTCGTCGTCATCCCCGACTTCCCCGGTGCTCATGAGAAGCGTCTCGAGGTCCGGCC TCAACACTTCGGCGGTCTCAAACCAGCTGTCGATTCTGGCCTCTACAAAATGGGCGGTGCCGTCCTCAACGAGCCCCCCCAGGGTTCCGACCCGACCAAGTTCTCTTTCGCAGGCAGCACCATCGTCATCAGCGCCGCCTCCcgggaggagatcaaggaggtgTTGAGAAATGACATCTACGCCAAGGAGGGAGTCTGGGATGTGGAGAAT GCCCAAATGTGGCCCTTCCTCTGCGCCTTCCGGTTCCCAGTCCCTGGACAGGACGAAAAGTTCCCTGACCCTAATACCAAGCAGTAG
- a CDS encoding uncharacterized protein (COG:O; EggNog:ENOG503NZ27) — protein sequence MTTADLDVLLSMGFEQARAEIAAKKTGNLQQALDWLEANQDKSLEELQAQNQASAEDEDEDTTGANIPSGETAKSLVCNECGKKFRNHDQATFHATKTDHQDFSESTDEIAPLTEEEKKARLEELRQKLAAKRAVQSEAEKETAKRNEQIRMKATKDSQELKEELQRKERIKEAERKKQEKIADAEAKKRIKAKIEADKAERKRKEEEAKALREGRAPQAPVVAPAAPLSALGGSSASGSSAATARLRIQTKQKGNLMKTYPSETTLFEVAHAVEEETGVPVQSFQINFPRKTFEAGVDFGLTLKEAGFVPSAAIIAN from the exons ATGACGACTGCCGATCTTGATGTGCTGCTCTCCATGGGCTTTGAGCAGGCTCGTGCGGAAATCGCCGCCAAGAAGACTGGAAACT TGCAACAAGCCCTTGATTGGCTAGAGGCAAACCAGGATAAGTCCTTGGAAGAGCTCCAGGCTCAGAACCAGGCCTCAGctgaggacgaagatgaagataCGACTGGTGCCAACATCCCTTCTGGCGAGACCGCAAAGTCCTTGGTTTGCAACGAATGTGGCAAGAAGTTCCGCAACCATGACCAAGCCACCTTTCACGCTACCAAGAC AGACCACCAAGACTTCTCCGAGTCCACTGACGAGATTGCCCCGTTGacagaagaggaaaagaaagctAGACTAGAAGAGCTTCGACAGAAGCTCGCCGCGAAGAGAGCCGTCCAGTctgaggccgagaaggaaacCGCCAAGCGCAATGAGCAGATTCGTATGAAGGCCACCAAGGACTCCCAAgagctcaaggaggagctTCAGCGCAAGGAGAGaatcaaggaggccgagaggaagaagcaagAGAAGATTGCCGATGCCGAAGCCAAGAAGCGCATCAAGGCAAAGATCGAGGCCGACAAGGCAGAGAGAAAgcgcaaggaggaggaggccaaggctcTCCGCGAGGGTAGAGCACCACAAGCCCCGGTTGTGGCTCCCGCCGCCCCATTGTCTGCTCTGGGAGGTAGTTCTGCTTCAGGCTCGTCCGCCGCCACTGCTCGTCTCAGGATTCAGACCAAGCAGAAGGGCAACTTGATGAAGACCTACCCAAGCGAAACGACTTTGTTCGAGGTGGCTCAcgctgtggaggaggagactggTGTTCCTGTGCAGAGCTTCCAGATCAACTTCCCACGGAAGACATTCGAGGCTGGCGTGGACTTTGGGTTGACATTGAAGGAGGCCGGTTTTGTGCCCAGTGCTGCCATCATTGCCAACTAG